One part of the Leucobacter triazinivorans genome encodes these proteins:
- a CDS encoding pirin family protein, whose translation MSNPERAPEETVCVSPGPGPGPGPAAALTPDRALEILEPREVPLGGLRAMGVRRTLPQRERSLIGAWCFLDHYGPDDVATTGGMDVAAHPHIGLQTVSWLFSGEIEHRDSAGFHAIVRPGELNLMTAGRGISHSERSTPATTTLHGAQLWIALPERRRGIAAGFEHYGPPELKGSGWRAQVFLGSLLGDRSPIRTHTPLLGAEIGLDPGAVLDLGLDTVFEHGVLVDLGTVAVESPGGTVAGAGRTVEKDRLAFLPAGIARLRLTAGAEGARLLLLGGEPLGERIVMWWNFIGRDHDEIAQARIDWQARLAAIGVPEPAERGVAGGPSRAPAPAARPGGDAPPPDPDRFDLPRDEPEPPLSAPALPVARLLPRKQ comes from the coding sequence ATGAGCAACCCCGAACGCGCCCCCGAGGAGACCGTTTGCGTCTCCCCCGGCCCCGGTCCCGGGCCCGGCCCCGCCGCCGCTCTCACACCCGATCGCGCACTCGAAATCCTCGAGCCTCGCGAGGTGCCGCTCGGCGGATTGCGCGCCATGGGCGTGCGCCGCACGCTGCCTCAGCGCGAACGCTCGCTCATCGGCGCCTGGTGCTTCCTCGACCACTACGGCCCCGACGACGTCGCGACCACCGGCGGCATGGACGTGGCGGCGCATCCGCATATCGGCCTGCAGACGGTGAGCTGGCTGTTCTCGGGCGAGATCGAGCACCGCGACAGCGCAGGCTTCCACGCGATCGTGCGGCCCGGCGAGCTGAACCTCATGACCGCGGGTCGGGGCATCAGCCACTCGGAGCGCTCGACACCGGCCACGACGACGCTGCACGGCGCACAGCTGTGGATCGCGCTGCCGGAGCGCCGGCGCGGCATCGCCGCGGGGTTCGAGCACTACGGCCCACCGGAGCTGAAGGGCTCCGGGTGGCGCGCACAGGTATTCCTGGGATCGCTGCTCGGCGACCGCTCACCCATTCGCACGCACACGCCGCTGCTCGGTGCCGAGATCGGGCTCGATCCAGGCGCCGTGCTCGACCTGGGGCTCGACACCGTCTTCGAGCACGGCGTGCTCGTCGATCTCGGCACCGTCGCCGTCGAGTCGCCGGGCGGGACGGTCGCGGGCGCGGGCCGCACCGTCGAGAAGGATCGCCTGGCGTTCCTGCCCGCGGGGATCGCGCGGCTGCGCCTCACCGCCGGGGCCGAAGGCGCGCGCCTGCTGCTGCTCGGCGGCGAGCCGCTCGGCGAGCGGATCGTGATGTGGTGGAACTTCATCGGCCGGGACCACGACGAGATCGCGCAGGCGCGGATCGACTGGCAGGCGCGACTCGCGGCCATCGGAGTGCCGGAACCCGCGGAGCGGGGCGTGGCGGGCGGCCCGAGCCGGGCGCCCGCGCCGGCCGCGCGCCCCGGCGGCGACGCGCCGCCGCCCGACCCGGACCGCTTCGACCTCCCCCGCGACGAACCGGAACCGCCGCTTTCTGCTCCCGCGTTGCCCGTCGCACGGCTGCTTCCCCGGAAGCAATGA
- a CDS encoding Lrp/AsnC family transcriptional regulator — protein sequence MDEFDEDLIRALQLDGRAQFSALAAELGVHRTLVAQRVRELLDSGEIRIHAAVHPSAVGLPIQANLQLRISGPTSPVFERLSTFTNVVFLSEISGQNQAVVEVWAADREDVARSVRAIQAIEGVEEMQFSLYDRVLRRLRLGEDPELTDLVFDDFDIALIAELQLDGRLTFGELARRTGCSASACRARVMRLLGSGVMRIGAVRSRRSTTSSVLSGVGVVLHADPEQAAAAEEVLLGIPTIEFAARTLGRYGLIATIAARSLADYTDIVRRIRSHPGVYRVETWVHAFVWLERYEWSLDRLARSRTV from the coding sequence ATGGATGAATTCGATGAGGATCTGATCCGGGCCCTGCAGCTCGACGGTCGGGCGCAGTTCTCGGCGCTCGCCGCCGAACTCGGCGTGCACCGCACGCTCGTCGCGCAACGGGTGCGCGAGCTGCTCGATTCTGGCGAGATCCGCATTCACGCGGCGGTGCACCCCAGCGCGGTGGGGCTTCCGATCCAGGCGAATCTGCAGCTGCGCATCAGCGGGCCGACCTCTCCCGTGTTCGAGCGGCTGAGCACCTTCACCAACGTCGTCTTCCTATCCGAGATCAGCGGCCAGAACCAGGCCGTGGTCGAGGTGTGGGCGGCGGATCGCGAGGACGTGGCCCGCTCCGTCCGGGCGATTCAGGCGATCGAGGGGGTCGAGGAGATGCAGTTCTCGCTCTACGACCGCGTGCTCCGCCGCCTGCGGCTCGGCGAGGATCCAGAACTCACCGACCTGGTGTTCGACGACTTTGACATCGCGCTCATCGCAGAGCTGCAGCTCGACGGCCGCTTGACGTTCGGCGAGCTCGCACGGCGCACGGGGTGCTCAGCCTCCGCCTGCCGCGCTCGCGTGATGCGGCTGCTCGGCTCGGGGGTCATGCGCATCGGCGCGGTGCGCAGCCGGCGCAGCACGACGAGTTCGGTGCTGTCGGGAGTGGGCGTGGTGCTGCACGCCGATCCCGAGCAGGCGGCGGCCGCGGAGGAGGTGCTGCTCGGCATTCCCACCATCGAGTTCGCGGCGCGCACGCTCGGCCGCTACGGCCTGATCGCGACGATCGCCGCACGCTCTCTGGCCGACTACACGGACATCGTGCGGAGGATCCGCTCGCACCCGGGCGTGTACCGCGTCGAGACCTGGGTGCACGCCTTCGTCTGGCTCGAGCGCTACGAGTGGAGTCTCGACCGTCTGGCCCGCAGCCGCACGGTGTGA
- a CDS encoding HNH endonuclease family protein has translation MNTQASKARRRLGAALGTALLVTVIWAVAAIGLESAPGSAPESGRAGGAEPHEGVEAGTAAALLEELPVKGRAPRTGYDREQFGAGWKDPDRNGCDARNDTLQRDLDGAVLDGPCTVLSGVLSDPYTGARIEFVRGPSSSQAVQIDHVVALSDAWQKGAQTLSDERRVDFANDPLNLLAVDGPTNSRKGDADAASWLPPQRGVRCAYVARQVSVKAAYGLWITGPEREAMRRVLAGCPEQPAYAPDGSPIGLSPSGHSTAATNSG, from the coding sequence ATGAACACACAGGCGAGCAAGGCGCGAAGGAGGCTCGGTGCCGCGCTCGGCACGGCGCTGCTGGTGACGGTGATCTGGGCGGTCGCCGCGATCGGTCTGGAGTCCGCTCCCGGTTCAGCACCCGAATCCGGTCGTGCGGGAGGCGCTGAGCCGCACGAGGGCGTCGAAGCCGGCACCGCGGCCGCGTTGCTCGAAGAGCTGCCCGTGAAGGGGCGCGCGCCGCGCACCGGGTACGATCGCGAGCAGTTCGGCGCGGGCTGGAAGGATCCGGACCGCAACGGTTGCGATGCGCGCAACGACACCCTGCAGCGGGATCTCGACGGGGCCGTGCTCGACGGGCCGTGCACGGTGCTCTCCGGTGTGCTGTCCGACCCGTACACCGGCGCGCGCATCGAGTTCGTGCGCGGGCCGTCCAGCTCGCAGGCGGTGCAGATCGACCACGTCGTCGCGCTCTCGGATGCGTGGCAGAAGGGCGCGCAGACGCTCTCGGACGAGCGTCGCGTGGACTTCGCCAACGACCCGCTCAACCTCCTCGCGGTCGATGGGCCCACCAACAGCCGGAAGGGCGACGCCGATGCCGCCAGCTGGTTGCCACCGCAGCGGGGCGTTCGCTGCGCCTACGTGGCGCGCCAGGTCTCGGTGAAGGCGGCCTACGGGCTTTGGATCACCGGCCCCGAGCGGGAGGCGATGCGGCGTGTGCTCGCGGGATGCCCCGAACAGCCGGCTTATGCGCCCGACGGCTCGCCCATCGGGCTCTCGCCGTCCGGCCACTCCACCGCGGCGACGAACTCCGGGTGA
- a CDS encoding type 1 glutamine amidotransferase domain-containing protein yields the protein MTHLTGKRVAILATNGFEDSELTEPLAALREHGAEIEIVSTNTGTIRGKNGHEAHVARASSAVRAEDYDALVLPGGVVNGDHIRLDQHAVDFTRGFFEQHKPVAAICHGGWILTDADVLRGRTVTSYPSLRTDLKNAGATWVDEEVVVDQGLVTSRTPDDLPAFNAKLVEEIAEGKHSGQTV from the coding sequence ATGACCCATCTGACAGGCAAGCGCGTGGCGATCCTCGCGACCAACGGGTTCGAGGACTCGGAGCTGACCGAGCCCCTTGCGGCGCTCCGCGAGCACGGCGCCGAGATCGAGATCGTCTCGACCAACACCGGCACCATCCGCGGCAAGAACGGGCACGAGGCGCACGTCGCGCGCGCCAGCTCCGCGGTGCGCGCCGAGGACTACGACGCACTCGTGCTCCCCGGCGGCGTCGTGAACGGCGACCACATCCGGCTCGATCAGCACGCGGTGGACTTCACCCGCGGCTTCTTCGAGCAGCACAAACCGGTCGCGGCGATCTGCCACGGCGGCTGGATCCTCACCGACGCCGACGTGCTGCGCGGGCGCACCGTGACCTCCTACCCGAGCCTGCGCACCGATCTGAAGAATGCCGGCGCGACCTGGGTCGATGAAGAGGTGGTGGTGGATCAGGGGCTCGTGACGAGCCGCACGCCCGACGATCTCCCGGCGTTCAACGCGAAGCTCGTCGAGGAGATCGCCGAGGGGAAGCACTCGGGGCAGACGGTCTGA
- a CDS encoding GNAT family N-acetyltransferase: MNDQENVTVREDADAHRFVIEVDGAVAGFARYRRLDNGSTYDFVHTEIDPAFEGRGLGSTLVSRALEHTRELGHTIVPHCPFVAAWLRRHPEFVAAVEWPDGESPMGEPSGA; the protein is encoded by the coding sequence ATGAACGACCAGGAGAACGTGACGGTTCGCGAGGACGCCGACGCCCATCGCTTCGTGATCGAGGTCGACGGCGCAGTCGCCGGATTCGCCCGGTACCGGCGGCTCGACAACGGCTCGACGTACGACTTCGTCCACACCGAGATCGACCCCGCGTTCGAGGGCCGCGGCCTCGGCAGCACGCTCGTCTCGCGGGCGCTGGAGCACACGCGGGAACTCGGGCACACGATCGTGCCCCATTGCCCGTTCGTCGCCGCGTGGCTGCGGCGTCACCCGGAGTTCGTCGCCGCGGTGGAGTGGCCGGACGGCGAGAGCCCGATGGGCGAGCCGTCGGGCGCATAA
- a CDS encoding amidohydrolase, producing the protein MRKLAFTQAPTPTAPKIITAAQIHALDASGSAPEAFLVIGDRIRHVGTIDACLAAAAEVSALAPEILDLGDSVVLPGFIDAHAHPLMLGQMMSWVDCGPERAGSIPEIIELLRDAASSLPAGRPIRGYGYEQRNLAEQRHPTRFELDQVATDREVYLMNASGHGGVVNSYTFELHGVTRDTPNPKGGEFFRDDQGELTGELSDAACNVLTGLEGVKIGHHGPNFHLADEPEEHKRQLAAAQENFLAGGVTTIGDAQVSRREFDMYLRLAESGDLKVRVSMYLLSHLLDEAIEMGLHGQFGNEHLSFAGIKFYSDGTLGGWTAYFPDGYVGDPCRTGQLYHEPRDYAELIRRAHSVGLQTATHSQSPTALEMVIGAIEAALADRPDADARHRIEHCGLPTPEQIARMAAAGIYPVNQPQHHYNWGEGVEQAVGTPGERFNPLGEFERAGVPVTISSDAPVADPRPMEAVQAAVSRITRRGTQLGSDDLAVSVDTALRAHTISAARALGREDELGSIETGKRADFAVLDRDPYTTPTSGLSGIDVVSTWVGGERVYAR; encoded by the coding sequence GTGCGCAAGCTCGCGTTCACCCAGGCGCCCACCCCGACCGCGCCGAAGATCATCACCGCCGCCCAGATCCATGCCCTCGACGCGTCGGGGAGCGCCCCCGAGGCGTTCCTCGTGATCGGCGACCGGATCCGGCACGTCGGCACGATCGACGCGTGCCTCGCCGCCGCCGCCGAGGTGAGCGCCCTCGCCCCCGAGATCCTGGATCTCGGGGACTCCGTCGTGCTCCCCGGGTTCATCGACGCCCACGCGCACCCCCTCATGCTCGGTCAGATGATGAGCTGGGTCGACTGCGGCCCCGAGCGGGCCGGCTCGATCCCCGAGATCATCGAGCTGCTGCGCGACGCGGCCTCGTCCCTGCCCGCGGGCCGCCCCATTCGCGGGTACGGCTACGAGCAGCGCAACCTCGCCGAGCAGCGCCACCCCACCCGCTTCGAGCTCGATCAGGTCGCGACCGACCGCGAGGTCTACCTGATGAACGCCTCGGGTCACGGCGGCGTCGTCAACTCCTACACCTTCGAACTGCACGGGGTCACGAGAGACACGCCCAACCCGAAGGGCGGCGAGTTCTTCCGCGACGATCAGGGAGAGCTCACTGGCGAGCTCTCCGACGCGGCCTGCAACGTGCTCACCGGGCTCGAGGGGGTGAAGATCGGGCACCACGGCCCGAACTTCCACCTCGCCGATGAGCCGGAGGAGCACAAGCGGCAACTCGCCGCGGCGCAGGAGAACTTCCTCGCGGGAGGTGTCACCACGATCGGCGACGCCCAGGTCAGCCGCCGAGAGTTCGACATGTACCTCCGCCTCGCAGAATCCGGCGACCTCAAGGTGCGTGTGAGCATGTATCTGCTCTCACACCTGCTCGACGAGGCCATCGAGATGGGGCTGCACGGTCAGTTCGGCAACGAGCACCTGAGCTTCGCGGGCATCAAGTTCTACTCCGACGGCACCCTCGGCGGCTGGACGGCCTACTTCCCCGACGGCTACGTCGGGGATCCCTGCCGCACCGGGCAGCTCTACCACGAGCCCCGCGACTACGCCGAGCTGATCCGCAGGGCCCACAGCGTCGGCCTGCAGACCGCCACGCACTCCCAGTCGCCCACCGCCCTGGAGATGGTGATCGGCGCGATCGAGGCGGCCCTCGCCGACCGCCCCGACGCCGACGCCCGGCATCGCATCGAGCACTGCGGCCTGCCCACCCCCGAGCAGATCGCGCGCATGGCCGCCGCGGGCATCTACCCGGTCAACCAGCCGCAGCACCACTACAACTGGGGCGAGGGCGTCGAGCAGGCCGTCGGCACCCCCGGCGAGCGCTTCAACCCGCTCGGCGAATTCGAGCGGGCCGGCGTGCCGGTCACGATCTCCTCGGACGCGCCGGTCGCCGATCCGCGCCCGATGGAGGCCGTCCAGGCCGCCGTCTCGCGCATCACCCGACGCGGCACCCAGCTCGGATCCGACGATCTCGCCGTGTCGGTCGACACCGCCCTGCGCGCCCACACCATCTCGGCGGCCCGCGCGCTCGGGCGAGAGGACGAGCTGGGCAGCATCGAGACCGGGAAGCGCGCCGACTTCGCGGTGCTGGATCGCGACCCCTACACCACCCCGACGAGCGGCCTCTCCGGCATCGACGTCGTCTCGACCTGGGTCGGCGGCGAGCGCGTCTACGCGCGCTGA
- a CDS encoding thiamine pyrophosphate-binding protein: METVHKRTIGWVMIEALHRYGIDTVFGIPGTHNLEFYRPLGALGIRAITSRHEQGAGYAADGWSLQSGKPGVVITTSGPGLLNALSAAGTAYCESRPMIILSPGPARGAEFADVGTLHETKDQLGAASAIVEWGRRVQTAEEAVEAVHDAFELFATTRPRPVYIEVPLDLLEETTEISATALEAREFSRSAKPDPAAVVEAAALLAAAEDPVILAGGGSRGAAAELRALAERLGAPVVTTGNAKGVLDEHHPLALGANLRLAAARNRARDADVLLVVGSKLGEAELWVERLEARGTVIRIDVLASQIDKNQPATIGIVSDATTALSAILNELGEGAPRDGAPGVARTLAAARAECAELSPENTALAEVIAAALPENAIVSTDSSQIAYWGLLNVLRVSEPNSTPYMTTYATLGYGLPAALGSRIARPERPSFVVIGDGALMFSMNEFITVVEQREDVTVIVVDNGGYAEIKQNEADAGIAPIGVDLAQPDWVAVAAAFGGTGHRAATPGELSAAVETAVRDGGLQLIHIDQAGFALAEGA, from the coding sequence ATGGAAACCGTCCACAAGCGCACCATCGGCTGGGTGATGATCGAGGCCCTGCACCGCTACGGTATCGATACCGTGTTCGGGATCCCCGGCACGCACAACCTCGAGTTCTACCGTCCGCTCGGCGCGCTCGGCATCCGCGCCATCACTTCGCGCCACGAGCAGGGCGCCGGGTACGCGGCCGACGGCTGGTCGCTGCAGTCGGGCAAGCCCGGCGTGGTCATCACGACGAGCGGCCCCGGCCTGCTGAACGCGCTCTCGGCGGCGGGCACCGCGTACTGCGAGTCGCGCCCGATGATCATCCTCTCCCCCGGCCCGGCCCGTGGCGCGGAGTTCGCCGATGTGGGCACCCTGCACGAGACGAAGGACCAGCTGGGCGCCGCCTCGGCCATCGTGGAGTGGGGCCGCCGCGTGCAGACCGCAGAGGAGGCCGTCGAGGCCGTCCACGACGCGTTCGAGCTCTTCGCGACGACGCGGCCGCGACCCGTCTACATCGAGGTCCCCCTCGATCTGCTGGAGGAGACTACCGAGATCTCGGCCACCGCCCTCGAGGCGCGCGAGTTCTCACGGTCTGCGAAGCCGGATCCCGCGGCCGTCGTCGAAGCGGCCGCGCTGCTCGCCGCCGCCGAGGATCCCGTGATCCTCGCGGGCGGCGGATCCCGCGGCGCGGCCGCGGAGCTTCGAGCCCTCGCCGAGCGGCTCGGTGCGCCGGTCGTGACCACCGGCAACGCGAAGGGCGTGCTCGACGAGCACCACCCGCTCGCCCTCGGCGCGAATCTGCGCCTCGCCGCCGCCCGCAACCGCGCCCGCGACGCCGATGTGCTGCTCGTCGTCGGCTCGAAGCTGGGCGAGGCCGAACTCTGGGTGGAGCGTCTGGAGGCACGGGGCACGGTGATCCGCATCGATGTGCTCGCCTCCCAGATCGACAAGAACCAGCCGGCGACGATCGGCATCGTGAGCGACGCGACGACGGCGCTGAGCGCCATCCTGAACGAGCTGGGCGAGGGCGCGCCGCGCGACGGCGCTCCCGGGGTGGCGCGGACGCTCGCCGCTGCGCGCGCCGAGTGCGCCGAGCTCTCCCCCGAGAACACCGCACTCGCGGAGGTCATCGCCGCGGCGCTGCCCGAGAACGCGATCGTGTCGACCGATTCGTCCCAGATCGCGTACTGGGGGCTGCTCAACGTGCTGCGCGTCTCCGAGCCGAATTCCACGCCCTACATGACCACGTACGCCACCCTCGGGTACGGCCTGCCGGCCGCCCTCGGGTCGCGCATCGCCCGCCCCGAGCGCCCCTCCTTCGTGGTGATCGGCGACGGTGCGCTCATGTTCTCGATGAACGAGTTCATCACCGTGGTCGAGCAGCGCGAGGACGTCACCGTGATCGTGGTCGACAACGGCGGCTACGCCGAGATCAAGCAGAACGAGGCCGACGCCGGGATCGCCCCGATCGGCGTCGACCTGGCGCAGCCCGACTGGGTCGCGGTCGCCGCGGCGTTCGGCGGCACCGGGCATCGCGCCGCCACCCCCGGCGAACTGTCCGCGGCCGTCGAGACCGCCGTCCGCGACGGCGGCCTGCAGCTCATCCACATCGACCAGGCGGGCTTCGCGCTCGCGGAAGGAGCGTGA
- a CDS encoding C-terminal binding protein, whose protein sequence is MNAAAPRPLAVYTDVDDTDPAIGIRLLEEHGFEVRVLGTRDADEIIAGARDAVVLLPGYASVTREIIEALPHLRLVSLMSMGFDYVDVAAASERGIWVTNVPGAATEEVATHALAILLSSVRQLAFYTGSATPAHWNDRAPVAPPRLSETALGIVGLGKIGRELARVAGPLFGSIVGYDPLLPDTPEVRAELDALGITRTSLEDVRRSADVLSLHLPLTPETSGMIDAAFLAEMPRGSVLVNVSRGGLIDAEALAAALDAGQLSGAALDVLDQEPPSPEHPLLGRDDVVLTPHIAYFSGRTEIEYVRIQAQNAVSLVESGAPDSPVNRPA, encoded by the coding sequence GTGAACGCCGCCGCCCCACGACCGCTCGCGGTCTACACCGACGTCGACGACACCGACCCCGCGATCGGGATCCGCCTCCTGGAGGAGCACGGGTTCGAGGTGCGGGTGCTCGGCACTCGCGACGCCGACGAGATCATCGCCGGTGCGCGCGACGCCGTCGTGCTGCTCCCCGGGTACGCGTCCGTGACCCGCGAGATCATCGAGGCACTGCCGCATCTGCGGCTCGTGTCGCTCATGTCGATGGGCTTCGACTACGTCGACGTCGCGGCGGCGAGCGAGCGCGGGATCTGGGTGACCAACGTGCCGGGCGCCGCGACCGAGGAGGTGGCGACGCACGCGCTCGCGATCCTGCTCAGCAGCGTGCGCCAGCTGGCGTTCTACACCGGATCGGCCACCCCCGCGCACTGGAACGACCGGGCCCCGGTCGCGCCGCCGCGGCTGAGCGAGACCGCACTCGGCATCGTCGGCCTCGGCAAGATCGGGCGCGAGCTGGCCCGAGTCGCCGGGCCCCTGTTCGGTTCGATCGTGGGCTACGATCCTCTGCTGCCGGATACTCCCGAGGTGCGCGCCGAACTCGATGCGCTCGGGATCACCCGCACGAGCCTCGAGGACGTGCGCCGAAGTGCCGACGTGCTCTCGCTGCACCTGCCGCTCACCCCGGAGACCTCGGGCATGATCGACGCCGCGTTCCTGGCCGAGATGCCCCGCGGCTCGGTGCTCGTGAACGTCTCGCGCGGCGGGCTGATCGACGCCGAGGCGCTCGCCGCGGCCCTCGACGCCGGGCAGCTCTCGGGCGCGGCGCTCGACGTGCTCGACCAGGAGCCCCCGTCGCCGGAGCATCCCCTGCTCGGACGGGACGACGTGGTGCTCACGCCGCATATCGCCTACTTCTCGGGTCGCACGGAGATCGAGTACGTGCGCATCCAGGCGCAGAACGCGGTCTCGCTCGTCGAGTCGGGCGCGCCCGACTCGCCGGTCAACCGCCCGGCGTAG
- a CDS encoding dihydrofolate reductase family protein, which translates to MGRIIFDTATTINGFLADEHHSLDWLFAVENGDDPAEGLYPADAAVLVEGSSTYEWVLRHEQLLERPERWRELYGETPTFVFTSRRLPVPAGADVRLVSGDVSSALPEIRAAAGDGDIWVVGGGDLAGQFLDAGALDRVELSVAPAALSAGAPLFPRRVGPDRLRLVSARAVGQFARLVYDVLPA; encoded by the coding sequence ATGGGACGCATCATCTTCGACACCGCCACCACGATCAACGGCTTCCTGGCCGACGAGCACCACTCCCTCGACTGGCTCTTCGCGGTCGAGAACGGCGACGATCCGGCAGAGGGCTTGTATCCCGCCGACGCCGCCGTGCTGGTCGAGGGATCCTCGACCTACGAGTGGGTGCTGCGGCACGAGCAGCTGCTCGAGCGGCCCGAGCGCTGGCGAGAGCTGTACGGCGAGACGCCCACGTTCGTGTTCACGTCTCGCCGCCTCCCGGTGCCGGCGGGGGCCGACGTGCGCCTGGTGTCCGGTGACGTGTCGAGTGCACTGCCCGAGATTCGGGCCGCCGCCGGCGACGGCGACATCTGGGTGGTCGGCGGTGGTGATCTCGCGGGGCAGTTCCTCGACGCCGGCGCGCTGGATCGCGTCGAGCTCTCGGTCGCGCCGGCCGCGCTGTCCGCCGGCGCGCCGCTCTTCCCGCGTCGCGTCGGCCCGGATCGCCTGCGGCTGGTGTCCGCGCGAGCGGTCGGCCAGTTCGCGCGCCTCGTCTACGACGTGCTGCCGGCGTAG
- a CDS encoding MFS transporter: protein MSTPAPSGTAPRANSHRRALKGGMAALVGTSIEWYDFYVYATAAAIIFPHVFFPEDLDPALATLASFGTYAVAFFMRPLGGIIFGHVGDKLGRKPALTITLVLMGVATTLVGVLPGYATIGIWGPILLILCRMAQGLAVGGEWGGASLMAVESAPQKWKTFYGGFTQVGNPLGALMATGAFWALSALGQDALLSWGWRVPFLFSIVLIGVGFWVRYRVEETPVFAEKVEGHEQSTPLLFALKNNWGPILLGFCIIAMSSGGYVIATTFVQNYADSPEIGLDPTIILGALTIASLVEMLVTLPIAALGDKIGPKMVMYLGIIPSFLVIIPLVLSIQAKNVALIWVFVILIRVTLSGAWAPLSTLMAQMFRPQSRYTSMSLSYGIGAAVWGGLSPAIASLLLVVTDGNFWSVVAFFGLLTVVAWIGVRFAPQHSDAAPVTGSFTPRLDTTAIDNPGK from the coding sequence ATGTCCACCCCCGCACCGAGCGGCACCGCGCCGCGCGCGAACTCGCACCGGCGAGCGCTGAAGGGCGGCATGGCCGCCCTCGTCGGCACCTCCATCGAGTGGTACGACTTCTACGTCTACGCCACTGCCGCGGCCATCATCTTCCCGCACGTCTTCTTCCCCGAGGATCTCGATCCCGCACTCGCCACGCTCGCCTCGTTCGGCACCTACGCGGTCGCGTTCTTCATGCGCCCGCTCGGCGGCATCATCTTCGGGCACGTCGGCGACAAGCTCGGCCGCAAGCCCGCGCTCACCATCACGCTCGTGCTGATGGGCGTCGCCACGACGCTCGTCGGCGTGCTGCCGGGATACGCGACCATCGGCATCTGGGGTCCGATCCTGCTGATCCTGTGCCGCATGGCGCAGGGCCTCGCGGTCGGCGGCGAGTGGGGCGGCGCGAGCCTCATGGCCGTCGAGAGCGCCCCGCAGAAGTGGAAGACCTTCTACGGCGGCTTCACCCAGGTCGGCAACCCGCTCGGCGCGCTGATGGCCACCGGCGCCTTCTGGGCGCTCTCCGCGCTCGGGCAGGATGCCCTGCTGAGCTGGGGATGGCGCGTGCCCTTCCTGTTCAGCATCGTGCTGATCGGCGTGGGCTTCTGGGTGCGCTACCGCGTCGAGGAGACCCCCGTTTTCGCCGAGAAGGTCGAGGGCCACGAGCAGTCCACCCCGCTCCTGTTCGCGCTCAAGAACAACTGGGGCCCCATCCTGCTCGGTTTCTGCATCATCGCAATGTCCTCGGGCGGCTACGTCATCGCGACGACCTTCGTGCAGAACTACGCGGATTCCCCCGAGATCGGCCTCGATCCGACCATCATCCTGGGCGCGCTGACCATCGCCTCGCTCGTCGAGATGCTCGTGACCCTGCCGATCGCGGCGCTCGGCGACAAGATCGGGCCGAAGATGGTCATGTATCTCGGGATCATCCCGTCGTTCCTCGTGATCATCCCGCTGGTCCTCTCGATCCAGGCGAAGAACGTCGCCCTCATCTGGGTCTTCGTGATCCTCATCCGCGTCACGCTGAGCGGCGCCTGGGCACCGCTCTCCACCCTCATGGCGCAGATGTTCCGCCCGCAGTCCCGGTACACGTCGATGTCGCTCTCCTACGGCATCGGAGCAGCGGTCTGGGGCGGCCTCTCCCCCGCCATCGCCTCCCTGCTGCTCGTCGTCACCGACGGCAACTTCTGGTCGGTGGTCGCGTTCTTCGGCCTGCTCACCGTCGTGGCCTGGATCGGCGTGCGCTTCGCACCGCAGCACTCCGACGCGGCGCCGGTGACCGGCTCGTTCACGCCTCGGCTCGACACCACGGCGATCGACAACCCCGGGAAGTAG